The Apium graveolens cultivar Ventura chromosome 3, ASM990537v1, whole genome shotgun sequence sequence AGTCGGCAATTAATTGTTGTTCAATAAAAAAATGATTGATTAAACAAAATCAGGTTAAAATTTGTTTTTAAGAAAATCGGATTAATCGGTCAAATACCGGGTTAATCGGTCAAAAATCGGTCTCAttggtaatttttttaaaaaaatatagagaaaaattaaataaaaatttaaatttgtaaaaaattaagaaaaatattattctcgtatacataattattattttaaatgataaaataattaaatttattaattatttatctcaAATTAATCTCAATTCATAagttatatataaaattatatttactttaataatattgcatattataaatttatttgtataagtatatgtaaaaaatatatatgtataatcaaAGTAATGATAATAGAGAGGTTCAAAAAATCCGAAACGCGAGATCCAATCCGGAAAAAAACCCGAAAAGGCCGATCCGGAAAAAAGCCCAGCTTGATTTGACCCGGCCCGCTAACCTTACATGAGCCTCCTTTTTCCTCAAAAAACTGGCCCGACCCAAAACCCGAAAAGCCCGAATAAAAGTCCGCATAAAAGTCTGGATCTAAAAAGGTCTGGATAAAAGTCCAGTTCGGCCCAGATAAAATCCCATATTTTTTGAAAAGCCCGAGTAAAAAACcgattttttatataaaattggaaaatatACAAGActtttcatgatttttaaatttttgcaataaggtatatatgattatctatatattatattaaaaaatatttatttattttagtgTATAAACTACTCTATCTAATATATCAAGATATTAATTTCTCGAATATTTAAAATACTCCTAATTCGagttataaaattttaaatttttttaaaaatataaataaaaagtCACGGACCTTATATTTCTTAGGAAGATCGGCCCGATCCGACCTGATTTTAAAAAAAGTCCGGTCCTGTTCGTTTTCAAAAAAACCGGGCTATTTAAAGTCCGGATAAAACCCGACTCAATAAATTTTTTGAGTATCTCTAAATGAAACAACTATATTTATTAATATTGtatacaaaataatattaaattaatttcgATCAATTTCCGATTACTCGATTGTTCGACGGTATCTTCACCGATTAAATCTGATTTCCGCTTTTTATAACATCACTTGATACTAATAATTGATTTGTATGGTAACTACGCACCTAAATTAGTGCCAACCTTTCCCAAATGCAAAATCAAAGCCTCACACAAAAATCAAAATGTGACAATTTACTCTTAAAACCGTTACACAATTTTTTTTATGCTTCAAAACTGTTACACATGTCGAATGTATTTATACAGAACACAAACTATTTATGTTAACTTCACATTTCGCATTTCATTTTGTATCCCCACATTccaaatttacaaaattttacaTATTTGGCGGTAACGTTCGCTTTGGTgccaaaaaaaattaatacaaaaaCTACATATTTCTCCGGCGCGTGACATTCCGAAGCAAGCCCCTAAATCCCTAACAAACCAAAAAAACTACACTTCCTCAGCGCGTTATCACACGCCTTTACCCTGCACGTGGTAAAATTAGACACAAAAAACCCGAAACCCTTCTTTTTATTTCCGCCCTAATTCATCTctatatatatcaccaagtagctgagaaaatacacacacacaaaaatCTAGAGAGAGAAAGTTCTAGAGAGAGAAAGTCCCGATGAAGAGCTAAATCGCCGGCGCTCCGGAGTGATAATACGACTACAAGTATCGATTATCCTCACTCTAATTTGTTTGATTTTTATCGATTTTTTCTAGGGTTTCATTTTTGTGGCTATCTGTTTATATACACACACTGTTCAATTGAGGTGTGAGTTGTGAGATAATGTGTTTGTTGATTTGATCTGATTGTTAGTTTGTTTGATGCTGAATTGGATTGTTTGTGTGTTTAATTGAGATATGTGTTGTTGATTTGTGTGTCTGTGAGGTTGTGGAGTGTGTGATTGGGTGGATATATATTTGTTTGGGTGTATTTGAGTGGAGTTGTGATGCGATTGTCGAGGCCGGCGGTGTTTTCGAAGAATAGGAGGAAGAGGAGTAAGAATTTGGGGAGTAAGAATTTGGGGAGTGGTTTTAGGGTTAAGAAGAAGCATAAGAGGCTTGATGCGATTAGTGAAGAGGTTTATAGTAGGAATCATGGTGTGGTAGAAGCGGAGTCTAAGGAGGGTAATGTCGGTGGTGGTGGTGGTGAGGCGGAGGTTAGGAGGAGCTCGAGGGCGAGGAAGGCTCCGGTTTTGCTTGATGCTTCACCGCTTCCGGCGAAGAAGAGGCGGAAGTTTGATAAAGGGATAGGGATTGGGAATGGGAATGAGAATGGGGATGGTTTGGAGGAGAGGTTGAGGAAAGAGTGGGTGAAGGGGGAGTCTGTGTCTCCGTGCTCGACTTCGAAGAAGGTGGAGGAGGAATCGGGTGAATGGAAATCGAGGTTGAGAGCTAGGAGTAGTAATGGGAGTTTTAGAGAGAGGGGAGTAGGGGAGTTGTTGCTGAAGGGTAAACGGAAGCTTTTAGAAGATGCGGATAGATTTGGAAGTCAGTCCAAGTTGGAGGGTGAGGGATTGAGTAATAATAATCAGAAATTTAGAGCCAGGAAGCTTAAAACAAGAAGTAGTAAGTCACTTAGACCTGTTAATGTCGGAGTATTAAACGTTTCCTGTAATGAGCATCAAGAGACTTGTTCTGAAAGTATTTTGGAGGGTCACAAGGACAAGAACAAGGCACAGTTGTCAGCAGACAAAGGTGGGGATACTGTGTTTATGGAGAGTGGGGATACGGTGCGCATGGAGAGTGGTGATACCTTGAACATGGAGAGTGGGGATACCATGATCATGGATAGTGAGAATACCTTGATTATGAATAGTGAATTGGTGGGTATAAATGAGGGGAAACCAAAGCAAAATGTATCTTCCGCAGAAATTTTAGAGGAAAAGGAGGATGAGATTCCACCTAGTGTACATTCAGAGCGGTGCATGGTGAATGGTAATCCGCAGTCAATGGAATGCAATAAGGTGAATGAACAACCGGGTTCTTTGATCGAAATGGAAAACCAAAAAGACACTACAGCTCCAGGTGGTGCTTTTGGTCAACAAGTAGATGGAAAATCAAATGATAAACCTTTGGAAAGTGAAAGTTCTAAGTATGTACATGATCTGAACTATCCATTGAAGAATGAACTGAGCAAACCGCGAATAAAAAAGGGAAGAAGATGTGGCCTGTGTGGGGGAGGAACCGACGGAAAACCTCCAAAGATTTTATTGCAGCATGGGCTTGGGAGTGATGATGAGGCATACTCTGGGTCTTCTGATGCTGAGGAACCGCTTTATGACATGTGGGATGGATTTGGTGATGAGCCTGGCTGGCTAGGGCGCCTCTTGGGTCCCATTAATGATCGTTTTGGTATTGCTGGAATATGGGTTCATCAACTTTGTGCTGTTTGGAGTCCGGAGGTGTGGTTTTTCTTGCTGAATGTATTTTACTTATATTTTGTGCTGCCCTTTTCTTGCATAAAACTACAATCTGTAAAAACCAGgaaatacttataagttataaggTTTCTTATTTCAGTTTCTTTTTACGAGTATCAGAGTTCTAATCATCTGAAGCTAAACTTGTTTTTGTGTATGTCATAGGGTATAGACTATAATAACTTAATTGTAAAGTTATTTTTTGTGAAATGAACTCAGTTACCAActttatttaacaaaaaaaacTCAGTTACCAACTTTGGTAAACTGATGTGTCCATTTGAGGGTTCCACAAGTATTATCATCTTGCTATTTTAAACAGTGGAGAGTGATACTTTAAAGGTCTTGGAGGAAGGAAAAATATACTAACAAATGTGaacctttttctttctttttatctATTTCTTGGAAATGTTAATCAAACTTGCGAAGACGGTTTTACATGATGATTTTGATTAAACTCTCTGCTAGAGTTTTTGACAATACATTTTTCATGCACCTTGATTGGAGGTCGATATGCCTCTTTGCAGATAGTTTCTTAAAACATATATATGTGTCTTTCTGTCTGTTGTAGTATTTTTTTTATGGATAAAGATTATGTTGGGAGCTTCTTTATCATAACAAGGGTTTGGGTCTACCAATCTGGTAACATAGCATATCTGTATTCCATCCATATTCATGTCTCCTTTTTTCACTTTTTTTAATAGTTTCAGAAGTAATACTTTAGTTCCTACAGCATTATGTAGTAGGTAGTGAGCAGCTATATTGATTGCTTGATCTTTAAAGCCTTATAACCAACATAGCTAATAATAACTTTTGCTTAGTTAGCAGCTACAAAAAGCTGTTAACGGAACTCTAGTTGGATCTAGTGCATGTTTATTAATTATCGTGTAGCTGTATCTcatgatatatttttttttcttttaggTTTATTTTGCTGGATTAGGACGTTTAAAAAATGTAAGGGCGGCTCTTTGCAGAGGAAGACTATTGAAATGTAGCCGGTGCAGTAGGCGTGGGGCAACAGTTGGATGTCGTGTTGATCGGTGCACTAAAACTTATCACTTGGTCGGTTCTTAATATCTCTTTCACTAAAAAAGCTTTCCTTTAATACCATTTTCAAACTTTTCTATATCTTTTTTTATTACATTCTACTATTCTAGTCGTTTTATTTGCGTATTCAAGTATTTTAGATAATTAACCATAAGTTTGGTCATAGCTATTAACTCATCACTATGTCTTGCAGCCTTGTGCTCGAGCCAATGGCTGCATCTTTAATCATCGTAAATTTCTCATAGCCTGCACGGATCATCGAAATATCTTCCAACCTCAAGGCAGTAAAAAAAATTCCTGGTTGAAGAAAATGAAAGCTAGAAAGATGAAAATGGAAATTAGAAAACAATCAAGTGATGCCTGGAGGAAAGATGTTGAAGCAGAAGATAAATGGTTAGAGAACTGCGGGGAGGATGAAGAATTTTTGAAACGTGAAAGCAAGAGGCTTCAAAGAGATCTGTTGAGAATTGCACCTATGTACATTGGAGGATCAAATACTGAAAACGAAATCCAGTTTGGGGGTTGGGAATCTGTTGCAGGGCTTCAAAATGTCATCAATTGTTTAAAGGAGGTTGTTATATTGCCTCTACTGTATCCTGAGTTTTTTAGTAATATCGGCCTCACTCCACCTAGGGGAGTTCTTTTGCATGGATATCCTGGAACAGGTAAAACTTTAGTGGTGCGTTCGTTAATTGGTGCATGTGCTCGTGGTGATAAAAGGATAGCCTATTTTGCACGCAAAGGTGCTGATTGCCTCGGAAAATATGTTGGTGATGCGGAGCGACAACTTAGACTTCTGTTTCAGGTTGCAGAGAAATCACAACCATCTATAATATTCTTTGATGAGATTGATGGTTTGGCTCCTTCTCGCACGAGGCAGCAAGACCAAACACATAGTTCAGTTGTTTCCACTTTGCTTGCTCTAATGGATGGTTTGAAATCACGGGGTTCTGTTGTTGTAATTGGAGCGACAAATCGTCCTGATGCTGTTGATCCTGCTTTAAGGAGACCTGGGAGGTTTGACAGGGAGATCTATTTTCCGCTGCCTTCGGTCAAGGATAGAGAATCTATTCTCTCCCTCCACACAAAAAAATGGCCAAAGGCTGTTACTGGATCATTACTTAAATGGATTGCTAGAAGAACTGCAGGATTTGCTGGTGCTGATCTTCAGGCTCTTTGTACTCAAGCAGCTATGGCCGCTCTCAAGAGGAGCTGCCCATTACATAAAATTCTTTCGGAAGCTGAAGGAAAGTCTGGTCATGGTAAGAGGCCTGCTCTTCCCTCATTTAATGTGGAAGAAAGGGATTGGTTAGAGGCGCTTTCATGTGCACCACCTCCATGCTCCCGCAGGGAAGCAGGAATGGCTGCAAATGATGTGGTATCGTCGCCTCTTCCGGCCCATCTTATTCCTTGTCTGATACAGCCACTGTCCACATTACTTCTTTCTATTTATTTAGATGAACGGACCTGGTTGCCGCCGCCACTTTTTAAAGCATCAACAGTAATAAAAGATGTAATTATGTCTGTCTTGAACAAGAAGAATATTAGAGGTGAAAGCTGGTGGTCCCATATTCATGTTTTGCTTGAAGAAGCAGATGTTTTGAGCGAAATAGCGAGTTGCCTGTCACGTGAAAGCATTTTAGTTGGAGATGCGTCTTTTGTAGGTGTTGATGCACTGAATGACGATGCTGGTGATGAAAATGCTTCAGGCATTCAGCCACTGGTTTCTCGTACTACTTTGTTGCAAAATGTGTCTCTCTTAGGAAAGAAATCAGGTTTCAGGATATTGATATCTGGAAATCCTGGTGGTGGTCAGAAACATATAGCGTCCTGCATTCTTCATTGTTTCGTCGGCAATGTTGAAATTAGGAAGCTTGATTTGGCTACAATTGCACAAGAAGGGCACGGAGATTTAATGCATGGAGTAACACAAATACTAAGTAAGTCTTTGATAATAATTATGGCTCTGCTCTAAACTCCTTGCATTAGTCTGCATTAGTGACTTAATTCTGAATGCAGAGCTATATTTCACTCTATGCCCAGTCAAATTAGATGAATAAAATTGCAAGATATCCTAAATCCTAACCTTTAGTATTATTTTACTTGGAGTTTGGCATCTCTTGCTAAAATTAGCCCAGAGGTTTGTAATTTTGTTTGGTTGAAGGATGGTCACCTATTCTGATGGTTTGCATTTTAGTTGGCAATTGAAATATTGTTCATTGTTACTTTGCCAATGTGTGGTCACTCCTGATCCATAAAATTATGCACTTGCAAGAATATATTTTGGTAATTTCTTGTCCTAAAAAGTCCAAGGGAAATAGGTTAAATCGAACTGAAGAAATTTAGAACTTGAATCCAATGACTTGGATATGTCATATGTCTGTACAAGGCCCGATAGATGTAGTATGGTTGTGGTTATCCAGTTTCATGTATACTTTCTGTGGAACTGTATGAGTGACTTGGCTTTCTTGGATATGGTTTTTAAATAGGGAACAAACTCCTCCTTTAATTGTGGCTTTATTTAGTCCCTTACCTTTGCTCCTTTTAACCTCTGCATTTATCATCTGTTCATCTTGGGCTGTGTAACCGCTATTCATTACTTTATATATTGTggaatatgataacacttttttTACTGATCAATTAAATTAAAGTTGACTATTTGGTCTTTATACAATTGTTTCCAGCATTTCCCTCTTCCCTAAAATTATATTTTGCTGGTCAAAATTAGTGGCACAATACTTTTTGTGAAAAGCATGTCATAGAGGTGAGGAAAAGTATATTCATTTTTGTATGCAACAAATGTTCTCTTTTTAGATTGAGGTTTCACAATGTTGATTTTTTTGTCTAGTTATCATTTTGATTGCTGAAGCAGAATccatacatttatatatatagcTGGAGATTTTTAATGAATGAAAATTTGCTGTTCATATTTTCCATTTTGTGAAGTCAGTTGTTAAAAACATGGTTCTCATCTCCTTAATTTGAATGCAGGTAGATGTACGTGTCTTGGTTCATGCATTGTTTTTATGCCAAGGATTGATTTATGGGCTGTGGAGACGTCTTATGAAGAGGAGTGTCTTTCACCTGCAACAGAAGTTGATTTATCCGAAGAGAGCAGTTTTTTGGAACACAACAATGTTAATTGGAGATCCAAACTGAATGAAGGTAGCTCTGCAGAGTCAGCAGAGCCCCAAGACCCTATCATAAAAGCTTCACACCTCTGGTTCTCGTTTATCGAGCAAGTAGAATCCATTTGCGTGTCTACAGCCTTGATAATTTTGGTACGATTGTCTATCATTGCTTTTGTATATAAACATTTTAAGTATATGCTTGAGTGTATGTTTACTCATTCTTGTCCTTGTTAAGTTTTTGTACATATGTATTCTGCTTTATTTCCATATTCTGGAACATGAATGCATCCTACTGAAAAAGCTACTTGCTATCTACTCTGCCATTTAGTCTAGGATACTTATAACATGCTTTTGAGTTTTAAATAGGAAGGAAAGCGAATGAAGTGTGAGTAAATGTATAGAGTTTTCACTCTAATTCATGCTCCCAAGGTTTTTTTAGTAAGGAAATCAAGTTGAGTAAAAAACCCACTTTCAGGCCATAATCTTTACACTAATGTATCATGTATAATTTTAGTGACTACTGCGTAATTAAAAAATTCTTGGCGCTGTGTTCGAtttttacaacttaaaaaactcCGTTGATTGATCTCATGAACCAATCATTATTCTTTGTATTCACCTTTTTATGTTCACTATCTTTAAATCCATTAAATATCTCTTCCTAATCATCCAACCGTGTTTTGATGACTTATCAAGCTTAAAAAAGGTTGCAGTATCTTTATATAGTTAAAATATGCAATTTTGAATCCCAAGGTCTTTATATTATCAATTTGTAATTCTAAGAGTGTGATGTTCCTTCTAGGTGAGTCAACTTTCATCCAATATGTGATGACAATGTCTTCCATACCTTCATTCTCTGTAACTGCATGAAGGAAGATGTACATCTTTTTTGTTTAAACTCCCCCCTTCCCCTTTTACATGTCTATTTTGAAGAAATTGCACATATTAATGAAATGTTAGTTAGATAATATTTTCCTATGAATACCTTTAATTATTACCTTGAAAATTAAGAATTCAACTAAGTTTTTAAAAGATTCATACCTTGGAAATGGTAAATATAGAGATGCTTTTGGAAGATTGTCTCTAAATCTACCATAGAAGTAGAAATGGACATGTATTAAGGGACAAAACTTATTTTAAAAGAGACATGTAAAAGGGGACGGTGGGAGTTTTTGGAAGTATCAAATTGTAATTaagttaatattttttttattttggtttcATTATAACTTGAGACAAGTCATTGAAACTCATTTGAGTCTCCCTTACTTTCGTTGATGTTCCTTTATTTTCCTTCTTTAAAAGACTCAGAAGCAAGGCCTTAATATATAAAAAGACTGATGAAGCTCCTAGGATTGTACTGAATCTGATCAACGTATGTAATTTATGGACCACAATTGTCGCAAATGTGAACAATAGGTTTCCATCACTGTTGAGTAGCTTCTAGTCAGATGTTCCATCTCTTAGATATTTCTGAGttgaaatttaaaattttattttatgtatCTATGTTTACTCCTGTGTTTAATCATATGATGTATCGTGTatattcataattttattaaaatagttaCTTTCTACAGTACATATCTTTTGTTAAAACCGACAGATAATTATTTGGATGAGAATGCTCAGTAGACACATATATTATGAATCATTACGAGGCAGTTTTATATGGAATGAATTACAAGTGAAACCGTATGGCATATATCATGTAGCTTGATAAAGGTGGCACGGTTTAGCTTGTAGGTTTCTACATTTATATTGAAGATTTATTGGGGTTTCAGGTGGTGTAAAGCatcaaaaaataatataataagcTGCATATTTCCTGTGTAGCAGttaagaaaatgatttttataactTCTGGCAGGCTACATCAGACATGCCATTTACATTACTTCCACATGGAATAAGGCAATTCTTTGAGAGTGACAACTTGAACTGCAGTCTTTCTGCTCCGTTGAAGGATGCCGTACCCCGATTTTCTGTCCTGGTTGGAGGGAACTTCGATTGTGACATGGTGATTGATTTTTCTGCAAAAAAATTATCAAAGGATTTAGCTAAATATTTTCTCCAGTTGATTCACTGTAAAGCTCATGCGAGTGAGGGCAAAGCTGTAGATGCTCCTATGAAAGATGCAAATGCAGGATGTCAGAATCATGAACCTGTCTCAGCCTGTTATCCAGTGTGCCAAAAGCAATTTCCTGCAAGTCCTATATTGGGGGATGCACCTCCATCTGTGACAAAAAATATGAAGGGAAAATCAAACTTGATGCTGGCAATAATAACGTTTGGATATCAAATATTGCTATATCCTCATTTTGCTGAGCTTTGTTGGGCGACATCCAAGCTTAAAGAAGGCCCGTGTGCGGACATAACTGGACCTTGGAGAGGCTGGCCATTCAACTCTTGCATCATTCGTCCTAAGGATTCATTGGAAAGAGAGAATGTTGTTGTTGCTTGCAGTTCTGCAAATAAAAATTTCAACAAAAAATCTGGTGAAGTTAGAGGCTTAACTGCTATTGGTTTATTGGCTTACAGAGGCATTTACACATCACCTAGAGAAGTATCAGCTGAGGTTCGAAAGGTTTTAAAGCTTCTAGCTGTACGTGTTCATGCTAAAATAGATGCTGGGAGTGATAGATTTCATTTTGTTCGTTTGCTTTCGCAAGTTGCTTATCTTGAGGATTTGGTGAATAGCTGGGCTTACCAGCTACAAAGGTATTGTTTCTTCATCTATGTGGTCTTTTAAACTTTGATTGTGGTCAGCAGTTTGTGTGTTCAGTTCCCTTTCTTTCTGTTAACAGCTTAGATATCCATGGCCAAGTGACTGAAGCAGACCCTAGGCTTGCTTGTCTGGGACCAAATGATAAATACAAGATCCGTGAAGATATATCAACTACCAAAAATACCTTGCATGAAGCAGAATCTCGAAGTCCCCTAAATCTGAACATCACAGATACAGGATCTATCCCTTCGAACATAGATGCGGATTCTGGTCAGCAAAATGGGAACGTAAAAGCAACTTCAGGAGATCCTTTGTGTGATACATCCTTGCAATCTCATAAGTCTATAAATATAAATGTTGAAGTTTTAAATGGGAAGGATGGTGTCAATCCTCGTCCACGTGAATTAGAAAGTTCTGGAAATGACGTGAAGGTAAATGAAGTGTTTGGACCCATTTCTAATGGTTACACACGTACACGTACACGTATGGGTTCCAAAATTTTGAAGGATGGTCCTTGTGCTTTAGGTGATAATATCTTGTCCTCAGATAATATAGATGCGACTTCTGAAAATGGCAACACAATCTCTTCTAAAGGACAAGTAGACGGCAATTGCACTTCGAACGGCATCACCAATCCTACATGTGATCTTAGTTTTCTATGTTTGTACCGCTGTTGTCCTAAGTGTCTTGTCATGCTCCAACAGTTGGTGCGGAAGAATCTTTATTATCAGCGGGGACTAAGAGGGAGCCAGTGGACAGTGGAGGATGTGCACGACTGTGTCAAATCTTCATCAGTTCATCTTCATTCAGAGGTTAGGAATTTTTGTTCAAGTGAGGATCCAACAAGTTTGTTAGGTGAAAATGTGGAGCATTGTGATCACGTCCAATTGGCTGAAGGCCAGAAAACCAAAGTTTGTCTATGCAAAAATACTGGAAATAAATTTATCAGGCCCGTTGAATGTACATCTCATCCAAGAATCGAGAGTGCAACAGCAGGAGTAAGTTCTTGGAATCCTCATGGACTAGAACTAGAGTTAATCTACAAAGATGGTATAGTAATTTCTGTAGATCCTACAAAGGATGTTTCTTGGCACTGTAAATTTGAGACGTTATGCCTTTGTTCACTTATAGATTGGATAGACAAAGCAGGCTTCTGATTAATTAGTAGTTGGCTTTGGCTTGGCAAGTTTTGGTATGCCTGCGGAGTTTAGGTGTTAGATTCCTTGTAAAAATCGAAATTTTGCATGAGTATTGGTTTATGTGCTGAACATGTTCAATTTTTTTAAATGTTTGATTCAAATATGGTAAGATTGTTTTTGGCCTGCCCTTAAAGAACAGTTGGAGGGGGTTACATATACTCTGGTTTTCGAAGCTTTAGACTGTGACTTGTTTATCTTATGAAATCAGTTGGTTAGGTGCtcaattttaacttatttttTTACTGCTATTGTACGCTTGAAATTTATCAAGTGGTGCTTGCAGTAGTGTGGTATTCTTTTATATCTGGAGATACGAATTCCAAAGTATGGAAGGTTTCAGAAGGGTCTGTATAGACTGTATAGTTCAGACTTTGTAATATTTAACTTAACTAGCTAAGCAAGCTGCACACATTAATATTGGAATAAAAGGTCAGAGTACTAGGGATTACTGAGATATATTGGAATAAAAGGTCAGAAAAACGTTTTTCAGGTGTACTGGATATTTTAACAATAAAACTGGGGTAATAGTAAAAGATATTTCATTTGAGAAGTATTACAATAAAAAATGCAAAACACATTTACCTAAAGAACAAAATAATTTACTAGGACGAGTGAGCTAGATAATGAAGCAAATGACTTGAGAAGTTATTATTCTCATTCGTTAGTAATAGCCCAACAACCGAAATGAAAGTTTCAAATATCCGCTCCTTTGATATTGTCTAGACTAGACTATCAGTTTACATTGTTCTTTCTTGCTGCCCAAAAGCCCCATCGACGGTGACTAGTTCTTCACCAACCATCAGGCAATTTTGATGCCTAAATCGCGACCGGAAAAGATATGGTACAGTCGAGGTCATGTCTAGATTGTGCAAAACAGCTACCATAATGACTGAGGATATGAACATTGAGATTGGACCAAAAATCCACATTATCAAAGTAGTTGCAAAATAGAGTGCACGCAAGCCAACCACCCAGTAGTTACTCCCTTTTATAACTGGCTTCTGCACATATCTTACAGGAATTTCACAATGTGGCATACTAATGAGAAATGCAGCTAGTGTGTAGTTCCTCAACATTTGTACAAAAGAAGCAAAAGCCACCAGGAAGCATAAGAGAAGACTTATGTACTTGTAGGAAGTGACTGTGATCCTTGTGTCTCCGTAAATAACACTGCTTGAGAGGATGCTTTTTCCGGATGAGGTTCCTATCAACGTTCCAATCAAAGAGCTCAAAACGAGAGAGACTGAGCACATGTTGGTTGCTGCTATTATATTGCTGCTGATCACGGAAATAGCTGTCCCTCTATCCTTAGCATCAAGCTGAGTATTATGCGTAAACATGTTGATTAGTACATAATACACAAGTTGTCATCTATCAGGAAATCTCATGAAAGAACAAGTTAGAAGTTTGTAACCTGCATGGTCTTCTCAACCCAGACTCTCTTGTAATGATCCTCACATCCCATCACCGTCGTGTCAGGAAACTTAAGGTATCTGTAGAGAAGAAAGAGATGATAGCTGAACATAATCAACAGTCCAATCGGTACCAAGATTAGATCCGAGTACTCTTCTTTCCATCCCCAGTTCATTTTATTAGAACGGGTGCAAGAAAGATAACACCAGTCCAAAAGAACAAGAATGTGAAGACTAAGTTGAAATAATGGATTTGGTGAACACACATTAAAATTTTGGTTTGGTGTAATGGTGATGCATAATGCATTTGATTATGAAATAAATGACAGTTTTCTAGTAATACCTGCTACTAACTTGCATCTTCTTATATCTTAATCCCCCCACTATGCTCCTGCCCGTCTCTATCTCCATTTTTATACAGTTCCTTTACACAATATATAACACATATTCTGCCAGAGTTTTCCTAGAACAGCTATCATCATCAAAAAAACAAGACACATAATTTCCAAGAAGTCGCGACTATTCTTTTTTGTAACCCAAACCGAAACAAAAGCTAACAGGGCATCCCTTGCCACTAAGCAGGGTCTTGGGAGGACAGAACATAACATTTACGGTCAGTCTTTTCCGCCTTTTTGGCAGGCTGAGATTGAAAATTAACTGCAGC is a genomic window containing:
- the LOC141711640 gene encoding uncharacterized protein LOC141711640 isoform X2; this encodes MNWGWKEEYSDLILVPIGLLIMFSYHLFLLYRYLKFPDTTVMGCEDHYKRVWVEKTMQLDAKDRGTAISVISSNIIAATNMCSVSLVLSSLIGTLIGTSSGKSILSSSVIYGDTRITVTSYKYVQKPVIKGSNYWVVGLRALYFATTLIMWIFGPISMFISSVIMVAVLHNLDMTSTVPYLFRSRFRHQNCLMVGEELVTVDGAFGQQERTM
- the LOC141711640 gene encoding uncharacterized protein LOC141711640 isoform X1, translating into MEIETGRSIVGGLRYKKMQVSSRYLKFPDTTVMGCEDHYKRVWVEKTMQLDAKDRGTAISVISSNIIAATNMCSVSLVLSSLIGTLIGTSSGKSILSSSVIYGDTRITVTSYKYISLLLCFLVAFASFVQMLRNYTLAAFLISMPHCEIPVRYVQKPVIKGSNYWVVGLRALYFATTLIMWIFGPISMFISSVIMVAVLHNLDMTSTVPYLFRSRFRHQNCLMVGEELVTVDGAFGQQERTM